AGGTAATCAAATTACAGGCATTTAAACTTCACACTGAAATACAAAGTGTATCATTTATACAGAACAAAACTTTTACCACACCTTTTCATAGAAAATTTAGGTTCTTACTCGGAAAAACTTGCATTGAAACCATGGGGACTATTTATGAAGAAGAGACTTCAACATAATTCTTAGTGTAATTTTGGTATCAGACAGCATCCTCCTACACTTTGAAGCTGATCACATTTTCTTATGATGAAAAACTCCACAAGGTTTCCCCACCTGACAGAATGTCTCGGTTGATAGCTGTGGCTGAAAACACAACCATGTCTTACAGTACCTTTTAAACTGCCTTTGTAAAACAGTTGACAAATAGCTTCAAAGACTTTTCTAGgcttaaatatttctgaagtgtGACAAAACAGAGTGAGTCAGAGTAGAGGAGGAAGCCAGCTGGGAAGTTCCAGGCGAAAATATTTACTGCTGTTAGTGATGGCAAATATTCAACCTTcaaataagcaaaatattttttattttgcaacagCTTTATTACTTGCACACGGTGTATTATTTGAAATTCCTGACTATCAGCAACATGAGAACTTGCTGTGATTTCCTCGGAGCAGTTAAAGCACTCCCAAGTGCCAAGAAGACTGGGTGGTCCTCAGTCCATGGGGCTATCTCCTGGACTGGTGTATCTCCAAAGCAGACAAAACCATATGTGTTCCCTGTGGGAGGTCTTCAGGCATCTGGCAACACTACTCAACCTTCATCATGTTGTACTTCTCAGTGATGTCCATGGAGTTTTTCCGAGTCAGAGTGAAAAAAACTGCTTGACAAAACCCTGGCAGCACAAAGTAGCTGATGTGATTGTGCCATGGATGTTTTATTATGTGTATTATGGCAGAGATGAGGCAAACTGAAATTGACATGGGTTAGTGCCTGGCTGGTGTTTATTTCTCCAGACAAGAAATGAGACATTACAAAGGGGAGAGAAACATTTAACCTACACACAGATCTGAGGACACCTGACTTCCAACCTTGGTCCTGACAGCGAGGTCACTCCCTGTATCCCTCACCCTACAGCAACACATCCCATCTGGCTGTTGAATTTACTACACCAAGATTTCTAGGAGTCTGCTAGACTCGTCGATGAAGGCACAACTATCATTACTTTCAGCAGTGACTGTGATGAATATccaattaaaatgtatttctgctaTTTCCTATACTGGGAGAGTTTGAAgacagcagcaacaaaacagTTGGATCTGTGATTtgtaaaaattctaaaatatatCTCAAATATACATTTAATCTTGCTCTAGATATAAATTCTATAAAGATTTTTTGAACTTGTGGACTACACACAATGTGTAAATGTAAACATATATTTAGCTTCCACAGCAACAGGTGtaacaggaaaattaatttaaggtGACAGTATTAGTCATAGAAATGATTTAGGCTGCTGTCATCTCATcttgaaattattaaattgttATTTGCcataataaaacaaatattgttATAGTTCTGAATATCTGTTTTGTATATACAACCACAACTTACTGTGGATTTCAGTAACAgcttttttttaagatgaagaGATATGTAGAGCTTTAGCTGATGTTGTGTTGAGGAATACGGAAAGCCATGTTTTGATTTTATGCTAAATAATTCAACAGGTTTGTTTCAATATAACAATTGTCTTAATATGGATGCCACTGAAGTGCAGATGAAAGTCACACTGAAGTTTCACTGTAAGACTGCAAAAAATCAAAAGTAACTAGGCAACTCTTGCTATGAATCCTCacaagggaatttttttttggctttttttgtcgTTCAAATTTATCACTATTTGGCTTATAAAGATTTCTATGTTGCATTGTCCTGAAACATTTCATAAATGCTGAATTAATGTCAACATTTTTGTTGAGTACCATAGGCAGGATCAGGCCTTGCATCATCAATGTAACTGCTCAGGCTTTGAATTTGGAATGCTTAGCAGCAAATGCTTAGCAGcaatggaaatgaaaacatgaCTAGATAAAACTCCTCCAAAGTCACATATCAGTGCTGAAAgctcctgaagaaaaataagaactgTCATTGCAGTTGATATGATCAAATTTCTTGAGTGAATGAGAATTCCACAGAAGTCAATTGAGCTCTCCCACTCACTTTCACAAGTCGCAGAATTCTCATATTatcagaaaaatgtttgaataaACAAAATAACTAACAGTTGTGGGTTTGAACCATTTTGAATCCTTGATTAATGCAGACTAGGGATTGTGTTCATTTCAGGTAGTGTTCATTGTATCAGGTGGGCTCTGGATTGAATCTACATACAGCTTAAGGCTTCACGGGATTCTGCTCTTCCTTAGCATTGTATTTCGgtatttttttgcagttttctaCTTTAGCAAAGTAACTTTCCTATATTCCCATTTTATGACTAAAACCAGTTATTTATCAAGACAGGTGTTAGTGCCGGCAATGCTTCACCTCATCCACTAGGGTGGACTAGTGTTCCCTGGAGATCCCTTCCAGCCAACTCTGTATGTTGAAGCAGGCAGCCAGATACCAACTCCAACCACAGCAGTTGGCATGTCTTATATTTTATGAGTGCTTGCAGCATGGACTATGGAAGTACTACGTACACAGTATGGAATGACTATGTACAATAGGTTTATGGGTGTACGTGACTTAGTTTCTAACCTAAACAACACCCTCACACAAaactgtgctttatttttttgagtGAACAGACCTGAATCACTTTTCTTACTAACACAGAGTCAAGTCACAGGGCCTTGACGTATGCGGTATGTAAAATCTGAAATCCAAACAGTCAGTGAGAATTTTTGCTTGGTGTAACTTTGCTGCCTTCAGTAGATATATATGAGAGGACCTTGTATCGACAGCTGTTGGATATGAGCATGTGCAATGTCAGAGCTGGAAACTTCTTCAGTTCTGTACAAACACTGTTTGAACTGTGTGAGTCAACAACCTCACAGTTCACTGAAGCAAATTGCTTAGGAAAAAAGTTTCGAGCCTATGTGACGTACTTTTTCACAGCAACTCTGTGaagcagaactggaaaaagTAACTTTCTGGTAACCATGAggttttgcagtttttaaataACTGTGAGATTTTCAAGTAAACATGTATGATTCTAAGAAGGCTGTAAAGGAGCAAAAAGAAtcctcttttaaaatttattttcttttagtttttccAAATTGTTATGCCGCCTATAGGTGCTTGAAACTGAATTTGACAAGAATTCAAAGCTATTGTGGCaactgtcactttttttttccttttttttcctaaataagtGACTTATTCAAACTTGCTCTCAGCCTCACTGTCTAAATtatatctgtttttaaaaaaatcccctgcATCTTCCAAAGTACTTCCCTGTGAAGCCACAGGACACAGCATGTAAATCATAGCTCAGCTGGTGTGGGAAAACCCTTTTGTCAGAATTTAAAATCTCTGGCTGTTTCAGGTGTGGattggaagaaataaatgagaatgcacatggaaagcagcagagcagtccTGCTTTCTCACGGGCAATAGGGCAGGGGAGACCTGAGACTGTGCCTGCCTTTGTGATGTGAATGGGCAGGGCTCTCCTCCCCCTGTTCCCTGttctctgccctgtgctcctACATGTGCTCATGTATGGGGTTTGTGTGGCAAGGTTCTGGTAGTGATGGGGTGACAGGGGTGGCTTCTTTGAGAAGGCGCTAGAAACTTCCCCCCATGCCTAGTGGAGCCAATACCAGCCAGCTCCAAGACAGACCCACTGCTGGCCGTGGCTGACCCCATCAGTGATAGCAATAGCACCTTTGGGATAAtgtatttaagaaggaaaagagtTTCTGCACAGAAGCAATCACAtccagagaagagaggaatgaAAATATGTAAGAGCAGACACCAAAGCTGGTGCAGAAGAAAGGATTGctggtaggacttgtgaccccACTGGGGAGCCCGCTGGATCAGCCtgctcctgaaggactgcaccctgtggaagggacccacactggagcagttcatgaagaACTGCAGGCCCTGAGAAAGACTCACGTTGGAGAAGTTCAAAGGACTGTCTTCCATGGGAGGACCGACACTGGAACAGGGAAAGGGTgtgaggagtccttcccctgaggaggaaggagcagcagagacaccatgtgatgaactgaccacagcctCCATTCCCCATCCTCCTGCGCCGCTCTtggggaggaggcagagaaatttCGAGCTATTTTGagcccaggaagaagggaggagtggAGAAAAGGTGTCTCTCAgttttggtttaattttccATTACCCTAGTCTGATTTGATTGGcaaaaaattaagttaatttCCCCAAATCGGttttgttttgcccatgactGTAACTGCTGAATGATCTCTCCTTGTCCTTAGGTCGACCAGAGCGCCTTTCgttgtattttctctcctctaCCTTGCTGATGAAGACGGAGACAAAGCGGCTGTGATTAACACCCGGCCCCAAGCCGGGGTCAACCCACCAGAGGTGCCAGGGTGCGGGCGCCCTGACACCCCTTGTGAACGTCCCTACAACCTTTGCCGTGCGTGCTGGGGCCTGGGCTCTCACCGGGATCCCTCCTGAGTGCGGAGATACAaattccctctgcagcccccgAGTCGGGCATGAGCAACCGAGCGGCCCGGGGCCGCAGCTCCCCGGCTGCCGCGGCGCTGCTGCCGCACGGGGCAGCGGCGAAGCCGCGGAATCCCGGCAGGAGCCCGAGCACCGCTCTCCCCGAAGGCGGAGCGGCAgcggccgcggcgggcggggcaAGGCGGCACCAGGGGCGGGGGCGGCACCCGGGCCGGGAGGCAGCGGGCGGAGGACGGGCCGGCAATGGCCGGGaggggcggcggcagcggcacctccccgccgccggggccgggggtgggggcagagcggcggcggcggcagcagccccagccccaggatgCGCTGCCCGGCCCTGGCGCGGCCGGTGGCCTGCGAGGGGcagagcggcggcggcgggcggcggggatGGATGCGGCCCCGCGGCGCTGCCGCGGCTGCTGCTGGCGGcgctggcggcggcggctgcgcgGGCGGCGGTGGGCGCTGGCGGCCGGGCTGctgggcgccgccgccgccgcgctcgcCCTATACTCGGCGCTGCCCGAGCCGGCCCGGGCGGACGGCGGGGCGGTGACCgtgctgctgtggtgggagcCTTTCGGTCGCCCGCGGCGCTTGCCCGACTGCCGGCGGCGCTACAACATCAGCGGCTGCCGCCTCAGCGCCGACCGCAGCCAGTTCGGCGAGGCGCAGGCCGTGCTGTTCCACCACCGCGACCTGACGCGGCACGGCGCCGAGGGGCTGCCCCGAGGGTCCCCGCCGCGGCCCCCGCGCCAGCGCTGGGTATGGATGAACTTCGAGTCGCCGTCGCACTCGCCCGGCCTGCGGGGGCTCGCCGGGCTCTTCAACTGGACCATGTCCTACCGCCGCGACTCGGACGTGTTCGTTCCCTACGGGTACCTCTACGTCCCGCCGGCGCCCCGGCCCTTCGTCCTGCCCCGCAAGACGCGGCTGGTGGCCTGGGTCATCAGCAACTGGAACGAGGAGCACGCCCGGGTGCGCTACTACCGCCAGCTGAAGGAGCACCTGCCCATCGACGTGTACGGGGCGCGGGGGCTGGCGCTGGCCGAGGGCGGTCTGGTGGAGACCGTCTCAGCCTACAAGTTCTACCTGGCCTTCGAGAACTCCCAGCACACCGACTACATCACCGAGAAGCTCTGGAGAAACGCTTTCTCCGCCAGCGCCGTGCCCGTCGTCCTGGGACCTCGCAGGGCCAACTACGAGCGCTTCATCCCCCCCGATTCTTTCATCCACGTTGACGACTTCCCCAGCCCCCGGCTGCTCGCCACCTACCTGAAATTCCTCgataaaaacaaacccaactaCCGGCGGTACTTTGCCTGGAGGAAGAAGTACGAAGTCCACGTCACCTCGTTCTGGGATGAGCATTTCTGCAAGGTCTGCGAGGCTGTTAGGACAGCTGGGAATCAAATCAAGACTGTTCAAAATCTGGCCAGCTGGTTTGAAAGCTGATGTTTCTGGCGGGCGAGGCTTGCCTGGACAGCCTGGTCCAAGTGTCAAGGTGTCAAGAAGGATGGGTCTCACAGAGATCATTAGCCCAGGTAGTCGGCATTAGCCACAGGAGATTGGCATAAGTTAGAGAAGCATACAGGTTTCAAAACAAGCTGTGAACAGCCtacaaaagaaagatttttattaaagagaaaattatgaaGGTACAAAGAGACATTATGCCAGATGATTCCTAAAGAGCAAAGTTAAATTTCCAAAAGTTGTACAGTTACAGAACTCTTAAAGTTCTGCACAACTCAGCATAAATATCTGATGCCAAATTCCTCAGCTGTACAGCTGAAACCAATTTTGGCGGCTATGACAACTTCCTGGACTGTGAAACTTTCCTCTGCTCACAGAAGATACATGATCAGTGCTGGTTTTCTGTAATACTAAGACAAAAATGAATGTAGTGAatgttttaaactgttttttatGCGTGTGAAAGCTATTTGCATACAATTTCTGAGCCGCAAGTGTTGAATGTAAGAACCTTATACAGTAGCACCTTTTAACAAAGCTTGAAATTGCAGCAGCCTGCTAATAATGCTTTGAACCAAATAATTGTTCCGTTTAGGAAAAAGCATATGGAGGGGACTGAATCTCAGTGGACAAACAGCTCAGATGATGTAAAGTATTTCTCCTACTACCTGCTGAAACCATAGGCATGTTTATTCTCTAGGAGAGTAGAGTAGAACTTTAAGTACAGGAAAACACAGACTGTAGGGAAGAAAACTGGAACACTTCCACCCTCCCTTTATTCAGGAATTAGAAAAGGTTTACAGGTATCTGcatgtttttctctgcagaattaTTGCCATACAGGAAAATGCAGGGAAAGGCTCAGAATGACAGGGGTTTTATTACTGTATTGAATATATATACAGAAAGGTCAACTTTTTTCTCAAGTATCAGTAGACAGTGCTGTTGTGTAGCAACTCTTTTGGTTTTTggcatgcatttttaaaaattctgctgggGGGCAGattagttttttttgttttgtttttttttgggggggtttttttttgtttttaaaataataattaccaaaaaaatccactaatcacttcattcagaaaaaaaattactgtagaGAATAAGATCTGCATTGCTTGTAAAATACAGATTGTGTGAGGAAAGAATATAAAAAGGGAAGGATTTactattttctcttcctttggtTTTGAGGTCTTTTTGTGGCTCAGTTTTTAAATCAATATATAGGTTCTTAAGGTAGAACTCCCTTCGCTCAGTGCCTGTCAGGAGCAGTAGTTACTCCCTTTTAGACTCCCACATTTTGCTGGAGCCATCCTAGTAGTGGATGTGCGGTTACTTTTTGGTTACATGTAACCTTGCTGAAACAAAGCCAGAAAGAAACTTCAGTTACAATTACACATCCTTGCCAAGCTCAGCCTTCCTGTCTTTTGCAGATATGAAGTTtggtggcaaaaaaaaaaggcaacctACAAGAGACTTGCCCACATGATTAAggtatttcttctgctgctttttaatcCATGGAGTTAGTCAGAGACTTCATTCAGAGTAAAATCATGGGTGAATAGGTGGGAAAAGAAGTCAGTTGCAAATAAAAGATGGGCATCAGAACAGGAGCCTTGCTGGCATTTGTGAGTCATATTTAGGTTAGGAAAGGATTAGATTTGATTTCGGCAGTATGGGATGTTGGATGAGTGCTTTTAAGATGTATGAGCTGGCGGTCTACTGTAATTTATTTCTAGTTAGATATTCCCCATGATTAGGTACACACAGAGCCAAGgattattggaaaaaaatgaataataatgaAGTTCATTCATAATTTGCACAGTTTCACCAGTTCAGATCTTGCAGACTTCTTCAATTACTCCCTTCTGCTTTTGTGCAAGGAGGGTTGGCTGAAAGTACTTGACGAACTTTTTTGTTGTCAGCACCTGAGTTGCTGTAGAATATTTACTGGGGAGGGAGTGAAAACAATCTATGCAATGTGGGATATAGTAGGCATGATTCCTAATGCTGCAGTTTTACTCCAAGAGGTATAAAGTGATTGTTTGAACTAAAAGAGAGTTCTTCATGGCATGGTCATCTGTTTCTCTATCAGTAGTTACTACTCCCATAATACTGggtttgatatttttaaaactccaATATAGGTACAGTATTAAGAGTAATACCCAAGTGTCAGGATGATAGgttccctcttttcctttgaaggtataatatctttttttctattcattttTTTATCAGAATTTGCAGAACTGTATACAAAAACCCAATCttaaaagtaatgaaataatatttaagatTACACTACTTTTTATCAGTCTGCTGAAAccagtgcatttttttcagtcctcataatttttttagcattttgtgAAAGTTTCCAGGCACACAGTTCTTCTGTGTAATCATTAGTAATGCCACATGCAGAAGATCAGGCTGCAGGAGCATGGGAATTTCCAGAGATCGCAAaccttaattttcttctcagcctCTCTAAAAAAAGAGTTGAAATCTTTGAgggaatatttttgtaaaattcagaaaagagCTACAAAGCAATTAAAGCATCATTTGGGTAAAGTGGTCAGGATTGCACAGTATTTGTAAATTGTGCATTGAGGATTTTCAAGAACTGTACAGTGAAAATTGCAGATTTGTAGTAATTATTGTAGCGCACTTGCACTGGGAGAAGAGAAGCCTTTTCTAATTTCATCATTCTTAAATGGATGTTGCAAATTTGTGGCTTTCCATTTGGGAGTAAACTCAGCCCAGGCCTATAGCTGCTGAAGTCAGTATTACAGTATTTCTATAGATCTCTGGTTTTTGGTCATCCACAACATGAGCTAATAGTGTACTGTCTCAGGCAAAGGACTGCCTTTTGTAATGTACTTTGTAGAGCTCTATTTCAGTGATAAATGTAAAGTTTGCCTGAATTAACTGGTTTGTACATTGGGTACCAGACTCCACAAGGCATTGCAGATGATGTATACAATCCAGTTGTAAAAATTGGGAAAagctattttctctttttagtaGAAAAGTTTCCTTTATTGCATTTTGAAAACGTTTTTATTCCATGCCTTAAAATACTGGGgtggagggagagaaaggaaggttGTGATCTTCTGGGTTTTATAAGAATTACCATTACTTTTTGGTTATGATGTAAATGGAATAGAGAATTATGTGATCCCTCAAATTGCATATTGTATCTCAGGGAATTTTATGCTGTAAGGTGTCTTGATCTTCATAGAATGAAGAAactttatattaattatatagaTTGACACTCAATAAAATTAAAGGAAGTAGTGCAAAACAGCactattttttattctgttgtcTGTGTTATGAAGGCtgaagaaaactgctttttaaagagaatgAATGTCTTTTCATGTTTGTTTCATAAATAAAAGTGGCTGATTGTTCTCAGAGTAGTCAGACCATCTGAGGTTAGGCATGAAACCTGGTTCTgccaggagaaaaatattttcataggaGAGTCTGTGCTGAgttattttctgtatgaaaaggtgcatttattgaaaaatgtcatttcaaacaaaatcaaaaaacaaactttctCTTGACCTACAGAGAATTTGAATGTGGTTGGATTCTTTTTGCCCCCCTTAAATTTCAAAATGAGACTATGTTTATTTTGGTATTCAGCATGTAGtgctttatcttcctttttaGCGACAACcttttttcagggtttttcaTGGTTGCTTTCAACTGAGCAACAAAAGACCAAAGGCCAAAAGCTGTTTCCCCTAAGCTTCTGTTAACACTCTTTGCTGCCCAAGTGATGGCTTACCCCACTTTTTACTCATCTTCTGTACAGCTTGGTGCACAGTATTgagaaagcatttctgaaaactcCTGCCCAGCCAGGAAGGGCTACAGACCTTGCTTTTTCCCCTGAGGTGATTGCTGTTGTATCATTATCACATTTCACTTTTCTAAGCAGAGTTTAAACTGACTGCTTGCTTACTCCTGCCTGATGggggaaacatttttttagctCATTTTCCAGACGGCATTGAACACTGGGTTTGGGAAAGCggttaaatatttttctgacaaaTATTAGGTACCATTTGTTCAATCTTGTTTGGTGAGTGAGTGAGCGAGTTATGCCTGATTAAACTCACGCAACTCTCTCTCCAACAGTCATATAAAATGGTGTTTGTTTTAAGAGAGTAAATAACCC
This sequence is a window from Vidua chalybeata isolate OUT-0048 chromosome 2, bVidCha1 merged haplotype, whole genome shotgun sequence. Protein-coding genes within it:
- the FUT4 gene encoding alpha-(1,3)-fucosyltransferase 4, giving the protein MAGRGGGSGTSPPPGPGVGAERRRRQQPQPQDALPGPGAAGGLRGAERRRRAAGMDAAPRRCRGCCWRRWRRRLRGRRWALAAGLLGAAAAALALYSALPEPARADGGAVTVLLWWEPFGRPRRLPDCRRRYNISGCRLSADRSQFGEAQAVLFHHRDLTRHGAEGLPRGSPPRPPRQRWVWMNFESPSHSPGLRGLAGLFNWTMSYRRDSDVFVPYGYLYVPPAPRPFVLPRKTRLVAWVISNWNEEHARVRYYRQLKEHLPIDVYGARGLALAEGGLVETVSAYKFYLAFENSQHTDYITEKLWRNAFSASAVPVVLGPRRANYERFIPPDSFIHVDDFPSPRLLATYLKFLDKNKPNYRRYFAWRKKYEVHVTSFWDEHFCKVCEAVRTAGNQIKTVQNLASWFES